From one Agathobaculum sp. NTUH-O15-33 genomic stretch:
- a CDS encoding phosphodiester glycosidase family protein, with the protein MKHFRRSIRALSLALALSLTLLSTASAAFSSGFSYSYPVGEGLTYTRTEGKNASGLQKANILTYEPNGTVSPLIVYADEQLYGSNATIMNAVKYLENQGQRVIGGTNADFFVMSSGIPIGLVIDEGELISSDAWQYAVGFKEDGSAVTGRPTMDMKITGASGTVSVSYFNKTRTTAGAYLLDHNYDDSTHFSANGTNIILERVDDTPVQVNGSVKMKVINKGTGSTPLTITENQMVLTKSDGAKVPSWVDFPVGEEVTLNVYSADKSWSDVQYAVGGKLLVENGTVTTSGIDAASSKTARSAVGVKADGTVVLYEIDGLQSSHSVGLSAAELGQEMIELGCVSVICLDGGGSSAMALRQPGTSEATLLTKPSDGSQRSCANYIFFVNNAVFDGVTAHAVLSPSYRYLMPGASTYFAVGGADSAYGPANAPTDLVYTVSDSLGTVEGQTFTAGMTTGTATIIGSNGTVEGSMTVSVTGDVNSISLQSDGSEVSSISLKPGKTMQLDGTAYHQGQKMASINSSFTWSVTGGVGTVDENGLFTASTNMASGTLTCAYGNTKKTVDVNVGMGDPQKGQKIADFESAQPFTATEGVALSVTEDYTQVARGEKSLMGVFDGTRVDTATLSISGVSVSGMKYLSLYARSTGTAESLLAVFTGADGGELTAPLSAATTGSWQQLSATIPEGAQTFTGLRMQRSGDGAANSVLYLDQIIATDHHAITNTDAPKLSVNKTSLTVSGGAAATITGSATMESGKYPVRAENIIVKVDGKVNTGAAKMSGSSLTVTTAALAAGTHTVTIEAQDDAGNRSRKSVTVTASGGSNPFADTEGNWAKGYASLLYTTGVMKGETAGGKNYFNPGRNLRRMEFAVSMARMLGLDTSYSGKLDFADDGEIPSWARGAVYAVSKAGIMGGQKSGDKLYFSPNADITRAEVMTVIGRSLPRGYAAASLGYKDASSVPSWAAEQVKICVSAGIISGYEDNTLRPNNKITRGEIAKVLAVL; encoded by the coding sequence ATGAAACACTTTCGCAGATCCATCCGCGCGCTGTCGCTGGCGCTCGCGCTGAGCCTAACCCTGCTGAGCACGGCGAGCGCGGCGTTCTCGAGCGGCTTTTCCTATTCCTATCCGGTCGGTGAAGGGCTGACCTACACCAGAACCGAGGGCAAGAACGCCTCCGGCCTGCAAAAAGCCAATATTCTGACCTACGAGCCGAACGGCACGGTATCGCCGCTGATCGTTTACGCCGATGAGCAGCTATACGGCAGCAACGCCACCATCATGAACGCGGTGAAGTACTTGGAGAACCAAGGACAGCGCGTGATCGGCGGAACGAACGCCGACTTCTTCGTCATGTCGAGCGGCATTCCGATCGGCCTTGTCATCGACGAAGGCGAGCTGATCTCCTCCGATGCGTGGCAATACGCCGTCGGCTTTAAGGAGGACGGCTCCGCCGTCACCGGCAGGCCGACCATGGATATGAAGATCACCGGCGCGAGCGGAACGGTCTCGGTCTCCTATTTTAATAAAACGCGCACCACGGCGGGCGCGTACCTGCTGGACCATAATTACGATGATTCCACGCATTTTTCCGCGAACGGCACCAATATCATTTTGGAGCGCGTGGACGATACGCCGGTGCAGGTAAACGGTTCGGTCAAGATGAAGGTCATCAACAAGGGCACGGGCTCCACCCCGCTCACCATTACGGAAAACCAGATGGTGCTGACCAAATCGGACGGCGCCAAGGTGCCGAGCTGGGTCGATTTCCCGGTGGGCGAGGAAGTGACGCTGAACGTATATTCGGCGGATAAATCGTGGAGCGACGTGCAGTACGCCGTGGGCGGCAAGCTGCTGGTTGAAAACGGCACGGTCACCACCTCCGGCATCGACGCGGCTTCCTCCAAAACGGCGCGCAGCGCGGTCGGCGTCAAGGCGGACGGCACGGTCGTCCTGTACGAGATCGACGGCCTGCAATCCTCGCACAGCGTCGGCCTGTCCGCGGCTGAACTGGGACAGGAGATGATCGAGCTCGGCTGCGTCAGCGTCATCTGTCTGGATGGCGGCGGCTCGTCCGCCATGGCGCTGCGGCAACCCGGCACGAGCGAGGCCACGCTTTTGACCAAGCCTTCGGACGGGTCGCAGCGTTCCTGCGCCAACTATATTTTCTTTGTCAATAACGCGGTGTTTGACGGCGTAACCGCGCATGCGGTGCTCTCGCCGAGCTACCGTTATTTGATGCCCGGCGCTTCCACGTATTTTGCCGTGGGCGGCGCGGATTCGGCCTACGGACCGGCGAACGCGCCGACCGATCTTGTCTATACGGTCTCCGACTCGCTCGGCACGGTTGAAGGGCAGACCTTCACCGCCGGTATGACGACCGGCACCGCCACAATCATTGGCTCGAACGGCACCGTGGAAGGGTCCATGACTGTTTCCGTCACGGGCGACGTTAATTCCATTTCGCTGCAAAGCGACGGAAGCGAGGTCTCCTCGATCTCTTTAAAGCCCGGCAAGACCATGCAGCTGGACGGCACCGCCTATCACCAAGGCCAGAAGATGGCTTCCATCAACTCTTCCTTCACATGGTCGGTAACGGGCGGCGTGGGCACGGTGGATGAAAACGGCCTGTTCACCGCGTCCACCAACATGGCGAGCGGCACGCTCACCTGCGCCTACGGCAACACCAAGAAAACGGTGGATGTGAACGTCGGCATGGGTGACCCGCAGAAGGGCCAGAAGATCGCGGACTTTGAGTCCGCGCAGCCGTTTACCGCGACCGAGGGCGTGGCCCTTTCGGTTACCGAGGATTACACGCAGGTCGCGCGCGGCGAGAAATCGCTCATGGGCGTGTTTGACGGTACCCGGGTCGACACCGCGACGCTGTCCATTTCCGGCGTAAGCGTGAGCGGCATGAAATATCTATCGCTCTACGCGCGCTCCACCGGCACGGCGGAATCGCTTCTCGCGGTGTTCACCGGCGCGGACGGCGGCGAGCTCACCGCTCCCCTATCCGCTGCGACCACCGGCTCGTGGCAGCAGCTTAGCGCGACGATCCCCGAGGGCGCGCAGACGTTTACCGGACTGCGCATGCAGCGCTCGGGCGACGGCGCGGCAAATTCCGTTCTTTACCTCGATCAGATTATTGCGACCGACCACCACGCGATCACAAACACCGACGCGCCGAAGCTTTCCGTCAATAAGACCTCGCTCACCGTATCGGGCGGCGCCGCCGCGACGATTACCGGTTCGGCGACCATGGAAAGCGGCAAATACCCGGTGCGCGCGGAAAACATCATCGTCAAGGTGGACGGCAAGGTCAACACGGGCGCCGCCAAAATGAGCGGCTCCTCCCTGACGGTGACCACCGCCGCGCTCGCGGCCGGCACGCACACCGTGACGATCGAAGCGCAGGACGATGCGGGCAACCGCTCGCGCAAGTCGGTTACCGTGACCGCGAGCGGCGGGTCGAATCCCTTTGCCGATACGGAGGGCAATTGGGCCAAGGGCTACGCTTCCCTCCTGTATACGACCGGCGTGATGAAGGGCGAGACTGCGGGCGGCAAGAACTATTTCAATCCCGGCCGCAATCTGCGCCGCATGGAGTTCGCGGTATCGATGGCGCGCATGCTCGGCCTCGACACCTCGTACAGCGGCAAGCTGGACTTCGCGGATGACGGCGAAATTCCCTCTTGGGCGCGCGGCGCGGTATACGCCGTATCCAAGGCGGGCATCATGGGCGGCCAAAAATCGGGCGACAAGCTCTATTTCTCACCGAACGCGGATATTACCCGCGCCGAGGTCATGACTGTGATCGGCCGCAGCCTGCCGCGCGGCTACGCGGCGGCTTCCCTCGGCTATAAGGACGCTTCCTCCGTGCCCAGCTGGGCGGCCGAGCAGGTAAAAATCTGCGTTTCCGCCGGTATCATCAGCGGCTACGAGGACAACACCCTGCGGCCCAACAACAAGATCACCCGCGGCGAGATCGCCAAGGTGCTCGCGGTGCTGTAA
- a CDS encoding BCCT family transporter encodes MFYPGAGILLALILYGFLFNESFVHIMTGLYNAVTDSTGWFMMLITALILILCFVVCLTPVGSKKVGGPDAKIKHGMFSWCAMVTCAGTATAVVFYAVGEPIGYFHNPPAWWNMAPETMDTAVRALSQSVFHWSFIYYAMYAFWGFICGYMVMNHKLPPRPSSALYPIIKDKAFGPIGKVFDVIALLGLVGGMVTSLGLGVQQFASGLNYVFGISPSNLVYIITLVVVICSFTMSSLRGVKKGMAIISNANAWIYLVVIAFLFIAGPTVFECKIMTQVIGEVFTRFIPNITATDSFNVGNGWISNNTVFYVAWIMAYAPLMGVFQGKVAVGYTWRRFLLVNVLGPGVFNLIWFVAFGGNAIFLDAFRGANLGEEIAASGIPIANYALLKHMPLSGIMIPLVVAALFFGFITLADAMTGTLAKMTIKTSRKQEDEEAPMAMKIIWGALVGVDTFLCLFCLGAVGTGALQFMSVIFGLPIFIVTLCVICGLGKMCSGKLDQEIEDLPPEHKAALYEGRVFKRRPTDAAREDPASK; translated from the coding sequence ATCTTTTACCCGGGCGCGGGCATTTTGCTAGCCCTCATCCTCTATGGCTTCTTGTTCAACGAATCCTTCGTCCATATCATGACCGGCCTGTATAACGCCGTTACCGATTCCACCGGCTGGTTCATGATGCTCATCACGGCGCTCATTCTGATCCTGTGCTTTGTCGTTTGCCTGACGCCGGTAGGCAGCAAAAAGGTGGGCGGCCCGGACGCTAAGATCAAGCACGGCATGTTTTCTTGGTGCGCCATGGTCACCTGCGCCGGTACCGCCACCGCCGTGGTGTTCTATGCCGTGGGCGAACCGATCGGCTATTTCCACAATCCGCCCGCATGGTGGAACATGGCGCCCGAAACCATGGACACCGCGGTACGCGCGCTATCCCAATCGGTGTTTCATTGGAGCTTTATCTATTATGCCATGTACGCCTTCTGGGGTTTCATCTGCGGCTATATGGTGATGAACCACAAGCTGCCGCCGCGCCCCTCCTCGGCGCTGTATCCGATCATCAAGGACAAAGCCTTCGGGCCAATCGGCAAGGTATTTGACGTGATCGCCCTGCTGGGGCTGGTCGGCGGCATGGTCACCTCCCTTGGCCTCGGCGTGCAGCAGTTCGCTTCCGGCCTGAACTATGTGTTTGGCATTTCCCCCTCCAACCTTGTTTATATCATTACCCTTGTGGTGGTCATCTGTTCCTTTACCATGTCCTCGCTTCGCGGGGTAAAAAAGGGCATGGCCATCATCAGCAATGCAAACGCGTGGATTTATCTGGTCGTGATCGCGTTCTTATTTATCGCCGGACCGACGGTGTTTGAATGCAAGATCATGACGCAGGTGATCGGCGAGGTATTCACCAGATTCATCCCCAACATCACGGCAACGGATTCATTTAACGTGGGAAACGGCTGGATCTCCAACAACACCGTGTTTTACGTCGCGTGGATCATGGCCTATGCGCCGCTGATGGGCGTTTTTCAGGGCAAGGTCGCCGTGGGCTACACTTGGCGGCGCTTCCTGCTGGTCAACGTGCTCGGCCCCGGGGTTTTCAACCTGATCTGGTTTGTCGCGTTCGGCGGGAACGCCATCTTTCTGGACGCGTTTCGAGGCGCGAATCTGGGCGAAGAAATCGCCGCCAGCGGCATACCGATTGCAAACTATGCGCTGCTCAAACACATGCCGCTCAGCGGAATCATGATCCCCTTGGTCGTTGCGGCGCTATTTTTCGGCTTCATCACCCTCGCCGACGCCATGACCGGCACGTTGGCCAAAATGACCATCAAAACCTCGCGCAAGCAGGAAGACGAGGAAGCGCCGATGGCCATGAAGATCATCTGGGGCGCGCTGGTCGGCGTGGATACCTTTTTGTGCTTGTTCTGCCTCGGCGCGGTAGGCACCGGCGCGCTGCAGTTTATGTCCGTTATCTTCGGCCTGCCCATCTTCATCGTCACGCTTTGCGTCATCTGCGGGCTTGGTAAAATGTGCAGCGGAAAGCTGGACCAAGAAATTGAGGACTTACCGCCGGAGCATAAGGCGGCCCTGTACGAAGGGCGCGTATTCAAACGCAGACCGACGGACGCGGCGCGGGAAGATCCCGCGAGCAAGTAA
- a CDS encoding S-layer homology domain-containing protein, translating to MIQKRIKRASAYLLVICLLFSFFPVKATAVDDPDQAGNNTLLNSINQKGGAGSAEIDPATGHVKLLRDVQLQSSITVFKNSATLDLNGYELARDTSYAIYVTGDYRLSLLDAKGTGQVKGGGSTYKAVLVQAGAELVVNNCTISGGINIDQRSILEVAGPFQTDAFFGQGTIRVHNGQTLDLSGLDGSTMSSGERLVELAPLGAGETWDTATPLIKTGPYVLEDDFIMEDPPEGYFMSYAAQSGLRTWTLTKKLPDSLKVSYSLPEHVSASELPSQVPYGGTLTVVLQPQEGYAVTEGNIHVWNAADLTGAELPKQYDPNTRTLTVEQVKTDLKIRILEKIQLTYDTDPAGGTLTVIGINGAPIAADKLVAPNAQIRITATPDEGYALASLTVNGQPFASSDTYTVTEPLAIIAEFEVSEQPPAYPTVPDQKVKSGMLYAGYQTLLSATGGAPLHWSVSNEEGNRLPNGLRLDPATGALSGMPEESGTFLFTVTVTNAVGSASKQLSILINQRDVPPVTGGSSGTSGAKVSAVTGTPTADDPNPPTVGEVTPTARVDQAGKVRVTITDRDIQNAIDKALAQAKKDGAQENGIAVSIDLTGLKTVFHTLPLTLSKTAYGKLVDAGVRYLSIRTPQISLTIDLAALQTIYDAASGDVTIDATKAESLPEALRDRPAYDLTATSGGKLISSFGGNVDIALPYTPQSGERSTDLRMAWVETDGTVRHLAGSQYDGNAKAVLGQTNHFTVFGITDYPEFTDIKGHWAEDDILFVASQGLLIGTGKTVFTPEGTITRGMFVTALYRLAGSPQSDSAGKAFADVSANAYYTDAVRWAAAQGIVRGGSDGLFRPDEPVTREQLAVMLDGYAGKMDYTVSAVQDETAYADASLISAWARQAITEMQRAGIMQGKPGGKFDPQGTATRAEAAAVLRRFIETVTDGQ from the coding sequence ATGATACAAAAACGAATCAAGCGAGCGTCGGCTTATCTGCTCGTCATATGTCTGCTGTTTAGTTTCTTTCCGGTAAAGGCAACGGCGGTGGACGATCCGGATCAGGCGGGAAACAATACTTTGTTAAACAGTATCAATCAGAAGGGCGGTGCTGGCAGCGCGGAAATTGACCCTGCAACGGGACATGTGAAACTGTTGAGAGATGTACAATTACAGTCCTCTATTACAGTATTTAAGAATAGCGCAACACTGGATTTGAACGGATATGAATTGGCGCGTGATACAAGTTATGCGATCTATGTAACGGGTGACTACCGCTTGTCGTTGCTGGACGCCAAAGGAACCGGCCAAGTAAAAGGCGGCGGCTCAACGTATAAAGCGGTTTTGGTTCAGGCTGGCGCTGAATTAGTGGTCAATAACTGCACGATTTCCGGCGGGATCAATATCGATCAAAGATCGATACTTGAGGTGGCCGGTCCTTTTCAGACCGATGCGTTTTTTGGACAGGGAACAATCCGCGTCCACAATGGCCAGACGCTCGATCTGAGCGGCCTAGACGGATCGACGATGTCCTCCGGAGAGCGGCTGGTTGAGTTGGCGCCTCTTGGGGCGGGGGAGACATGGGATACCGCGACGCCGCTGATCAAGACGGGTCCTTATGTGCTGGAAGATGATTTTATCATGGAAGATCCGCCCGAAGGATATTTTATGTCATATGCAGCACAAAGCGGACTCCGAACGTGGACGCTTACAAAGAAATTACCGGATTCCCTAAAAGTCTCGTACAGCCTGCCGGAGCATGTGTCCGCGTCAGAATTGCCATCCCAAGTTCCTTATGGCGGAACGCTTACCGTTGTGCTCCAGCCACAGGAGGGATACGCTGTTACAGAAGGGAACATCCATGTGTGGAACGCTGCGGATCTCACGGGGGCGGAGCTGCCGAAGCAGTATGATCCAAACACGCGCACGCTGACCGTGGAGCAAGTAAAGACTGATTTGAAAATCCGGATTTTGGAGAAGATCCAGCTCACCTATGATACGGACCCTGCCGGCGGAACGCTCACCGTGATCGGTATTAACGGCGCACCGATCGCCGCTGATAAGCTGGTGGCTCCGAATGCCCAAATTAGGATCACCGCTACGCCGGATGAGGGATACGCTCTGGCCTCGCTTACGGTAAACGGCCAGCCGTTTGCGTCCAGCGATACATATACCGTGACCGAGCCGCTTGCGATCATAGCGGAGTTTGAAGTGTCCGAACAACCGCCGGCCTATCCCACGGTGCCCGATCAAAAAGTGAAGAGCGGCATGCTCTATGCGGGCTATCAGACACTGCTGTCGGCAACCGGCGGCGCGCCGCTCCACTGGAGCGTCAGCAACGAAGAAGGAAACCGTCTGCCTAACGGATTGCGCCTTGACCCGGCTACCGGCGCGCTCTCCGGTATGCCGGAGGAGAGCGGTACGTTCCTCTTCACCGTGACGGTTACAAACGCTGTCGGCTCCGCGAGCAAACAGCTCAGCATTCTGATCAATCAGCGCGATGTGCCTCCGGTCACCGGCGGCAGTTCGGGAACAAGCGGCGCCAAGGTGTCAGCCGTTACCGGAACGCCTACCGCAGACGATCCCAACCCACCCACAGTGGGGGAGGTGACGCCCACCGCCCGGGTGGATCAGGCTGGTAAAGTACGGGTGACGATCACCGACCGGGACATTCAAAACGCCATTGACAAAGCGCTTGCGCAGGCCAAGAAGGACGGCGCGCAGGAGAACGGCATCGCCGTGTCCATCGATCTTACCGGACTTAAAACCGTGTTTCACACCCTGCCGCTGACACTTTCCAAGACGGCCTACGGCAAGCTGGTGGACGCCGGGGTGCGGTACCTTTCCATCCGCACGCCGCAAATCTCGCTGACCATTGATTTGGCGGCCCTGCAAACCATTTATGACGCCGCGTCCGGCGACGTGACCATCGACGCGACCAAGGCCGAAAGCCTGCCGGAAGCGCTCCGGGACCGCCCGGCCTACGATCTCACCGCGACGAGCGGCGGCAAGCTTATTTCGTCCTTTGGCGGCAATGTGGACATCGCGCTGCCCTATACCCCGCAAAGCGGAGAGCGCAGCACCGACCTGCGCATGGCCTGGGTAGAGACGGACGGGACGGTGCGGCATCTGGCCGGCTCCCAATATGACGGAAACGCCAAGGCTGTACTGGGGCAAACGAATCACTTTACCGTGTTCGGCATCACAGACTATCCGGAATTCACCGATATCAAGGGCCACTGGGCCGAGGACGATATCCTGTTCGTGGCAAGCCAAGGCCTATTGATTGGAACCGGCAAGACTGTTTTCACACCGGAGGGAACCATCACGCGCGGCATGTTCGTGACGGCGCTTTACCGGCTCGCGGGTTCGCCGCAAAGCGATTCCGCGGGCAAGGCTTTTGCCGATGTGTCCGCGAACGCTTACTACACGGACGCGGTGCGGTGGGCGGCGGCTCAAGGCATTGTTCGGGGCGGGAGCGATGGTCTGTTCCGGCCGGACGAGCCGGTCACACGCGAGCAGCTCGCGGTGATGCTTGATGGATACGCCGGGAAAATGGACTACACCGTTTCCGCAGTACAGGACGAAACCGCATACGCCGACGCCTCGCTTATCAGCGCATGGGCGCGGCAGGCGATAACGGAGATGCAGCGGGCAGGCATCATGCAAGGTAAGCCGGGCGGTAAGTTCGACCCGCAGGGTACCGCCACACGCGCCGAGGCCGCCGCCGTATTGCGCCGTTTTATCGAGACCGTTACAGACGGCCAATAA
- a CDS encoding sigma-54 interaction domain-containing protein, protein MVYLEAMCFLSQFGLGAVLISNDEIILESNEAADCLLAGKGALKGRTLSEILPDMTRQLPGTYINIAFSKYLTLCPTPVGVDLPAHTRLICFRDAASEVSHRMLGTIVNLIREPILLCDEKKRIMLVNDALMRMESLVPENVVGKDINEAYTCIDGNELTVPVVIADKKPIEDRRQAYTTLHGKRLDIMCNSYPIFEEGAILGVFCMTADVSRIEVLSQQIIDLQEGLLKKHPAAKKPQKSGLSAKFHFDDIICQSALMKEMIERCKMIARSDSSVMLYGETGTGKELVAQSIHNASNRADGPFLAINCAAIPENLLESMLFGTEKGAYTGAERRPGLFEQANGGTLLLDELNSMSMTLQAKLLRVLQDGVVRRVGGTEEKHVDVRVLSNINVPPYQAIAENALRQDVFYRLGVVNISIPALRRRKEDIPILIRSFFQQMNKKLYKSVSDVDEEVLAIFCAYNWPGNVRELQHCIEHAMNLLPYEETVIRKEYLPEHIQSVCGYQRLALQTADDGMLEQVLSNVERCILTSAIQRNKGNISRAARQLGISRQNLQHRMKRNGLVLEDILSAKPRAD, encoded by the coding sequence ATGGTATATCTTGAAGCGATGTGTTTTCTCTCTCAATTTGGCTTAGGTGCGGTTCTCATTTCAAACGACGAGATTATTCTGGAGAGCAACGAAGCGGCAGACTGTCTCCTTGCTGGCAAGGGAGCACTAAAGGGACGAACGCTTTCCGAAATTCTTCCCGATATGACCCGTCAGCTGCCGGGCACATATATCAATATTGCATTTTCCAAATATCTGACCCTCTGCCCTACACCCGTGGGGGTGGACCTGCCCGCGCACACGCGGCTTATCTGTTTTCGTGACGCGGCCAGCGAGGTATCTCACCGCATGCTGGGCACCATTGTGAACCTGATCCGGGAGCCGATCTTGTTGTGCGATGAAAAAAAGCGGATCATGCTGGTCAATGACGCGCTGATGCGAATGGAATCACTGGTGCCTGAAAACGTCGTCGGCAAGGATATCAACGAGGCGTATACCTGTATCGACGGCAATGAGTTGACCGTTCCCGTGGTGATCGCGGACAAAAAGCCCATTGAGGACCGGCGGCAAGCCTATACGACCTTGCATGGCAAACGGCTGGATATCATGTGCAACAGCTACCCGATTTTTGAGGAAGGCGCGATCTTAGGCGTGTTTTGCATGACGGCGGACGTTTCACGTATTGAGGTATTGAGCCAACAAATCATTGATCTGCAAGAAGGTCTGCTCAAAAAGCATCCGGCCGCGAAAAAGCCGCAAAAAAGCGGCTTAAGCGCAAAATTTCATTTTGACGATATTATTTGCCAGAGCGCTCTCATGAAAGAAATGATAGAGCGGTGCAAAATGATTGCCCGGTCTGATTCTTCGGTCATGCTCTACGGTGAGACCGGGACCGGTAAAGAGCTGGTGGCGCAGAGCATTCACAACGCGAGCAACCGGGCCGACGGACCTTTTTTAGCCATCAACTGCGCCGCCATACCGGAAAACCTGCTGGAATCCATGCTGTTTGGCACCGAAAAAGGGGCCTATACCGGAGCGGAACGCCGCCCCGGTCTGTTTGAACAGGCCAATGGCGGAACGCTGCTGCTGGATGAACTGAATTCCATGAGCATGACGCTGCAAGCCAAGCTGCTGCGCGTGCTGCAGGACGGCGTGGTGCGCCGCGTGGGCGGGACGGAGGAAAAGCACGTTGATGTGCGGGTGCTGTCCAACATCAATGTGCCGCCTTATCAGGCGATCGCGGAAAACGCGCTCCGTCAGGATGTGTTCTATCGCCTTGGCGTGGTCAACATCAGCATCCCTGCGCTGCGCCGGCGCAAGGAGGATATCCCGATCCTGATCCGTTCCTTTTTTCAGCAAATGAACAAAAAGCTGTATAAAAGCGTGTCCGACGTGGACGAAGAGGTGCTCGCCATCTTTTGCGCCTACAACTGGCCGGGCAATGTACGGGAGTTGCAGCACTGCATCGAGCACGCCATGAACCTGCTCCCCTATGAGGAAACGGTGATCCGGAAAGAGTACCTGCCCGAGCATATCCAAAGCGTATGCGGCTATCAGCGGTTGGCCCTGCAAACCGCGGACGATGGTATGCTGGAACAGGTTCTTTCCAATGTGGAACGCTGCATTTTAACCAGCGCCATACAAAGGAATAAGGGGAATATCTCACGGGCCGCCCGCCAACTGGGCATCAGCCGCCAGAACCTGCAACATAGAATGAAGCGCAACGGACTGGTCTTGGAGGACATCCTCAGCGCCAAACCGCGGGCGGATTAA
- a CDS encoding sugar phosphate isomerase/epimerase family protein: protein MYNDRKMKLGMHTYTLHLNGLGQNWGFVGEQREQRINIFQLMDLAVEWKLDGLHVTNCDLVDHDPENLARIKQAAEDHGLYMEFNCSLDEEFDPRLNETFESACLVAEAIGADLVKFSLDIRRPTPLYGSCMHPAVMRQLCDVVDQIKEALLEYERTGIRLAIENHTETFADEIVWVIEQLHHPLVGACVDTINSVSVLENPQYAVERLAPYAFNCHFCDNKLVRDDQGAHFLGVALGQGDIDCKKTLQTLKDLSPAFFDRITFEVEYPSAGEPLDIAQEKEVQFCIDSIRYLREELGLGQSGR, encoded by the coding sequence ATGTACAACGATCGAAAAATGAAGCTGGGTATGCACACTTACACCCTGCACCTGAACGGCTTAGGTCAAAACTGGGGGTTTGTGGGCGAGCAACGCGAACAAAGAATCAACATTTTTCAGCTCATGGATCTGGCTGTAGAGTGGAAGCTGGACGGCCTGCATGTGACGAACTGCGATCTGGTCGATCACGATCCTGAAAACTTGGCTAGGATCAAGCAAGCCGCCGAGGATCACGGCCTATACATGGAATTCAACTGCTCACTGGATGAGGAGTTCGATCCCCGCCTAAACGAAACCTTCGAGAGCGCCTGTCTGGTCGCGGAGGCGATCGGCGCGGATCTGGTCAAGTTCAGCTTGGATATCCGTCGCCCCACGCCGCTATACGGCAGTTGTATGCATCCCGCCGTGATGCGGCAGCTCTGCGACGTCGTCGATCAGATCAAAGAGGCGTTGCTCGAATATGAACGCACCGGCATTCGTTTGGCGATCGAGAACCACACCGAGACCTTCGCCGATGAGATCGTTTGGGTGATCGAGCAGCTCCATCATCCTCTGGTCGGCGCCTGTGTGGATACCATTAACTCGGTTTCTGTTTTGGAGAACCCACAATACGCTGTTGAGCGTTTGGCGCCTTACGCGTTCAACTGCCACTTCTGTGATAACAAGCTGGTGCGGGACGATCAGGGCGCGCATTTTCTAGGCGTCGCGCTGGGACAGGGCGATATCGACTGTAAAAAGACGCTGCAAACGCTCAAGGATCTCTCCCCCGCTTTCTTCGACCGCATCACCTTTGAAGTCGAATATCCCAGCGCCGGAGAACCGCTGGATATCGCGCAGGAAAAGGAGGTCCAGTTCTGCATCGACAGCATCCGGTATTTGCGCGAGGAGCTGGGCTTGGGCCAAAGCGGACGGTAA
- a CDS encoding SDR family NAD(P)-dependent oxidoreductase, whose amino-acid sequence MAGSVLITGGTRGIGRAAVKAFARAGWRVAFTYRENRAAAASLLEEFPHAVALAGDVSHRDEAERCVAEARVCLGPLDALVCNAGIAQQKMFCDLTNDDWDRMLGVNLMGAVHFIRAVLPDLIHKKRGSIVTVSSVWGIEGASCESHYAASKAALIGLSRSLAAELGPSGIRVNCVAPGVIDTEMNAAHTEDTIRTLAEQTPLGRMGTAEEVAQTILFLCSDSASFITGQTIGVTGGF is encoded by the coding sequence ATGGCTGGAAGCGTACTCATTACCGGCGGCACGCGCGGCATAGGCCGCGCCGCCGTCAAGGCATTTGCGCGCGCCGGCTGGCGCGTGGCCTTTACCTACCGCGAAAACCGCGCGGCGGCAGCGTCGCTGCTCGAGGAGTTTCCGCACGCCGTCGCGCTCGCGGGCGATGTTTCCCACCGGGATGAAGCAGAGCGCTGCGTCGCGGAAGCGCGCGTTTGCCTCGGCCCGCTGGATGCACTGGTGTGCAACGCGGGCATCGCCCAACAAAAAATGTTTTGCGACCTGACAAATGACGATTGGGATCGTATGCTCGGCGTCAATCTCATGGGCGCGGTGCATTTCATCCGCGCGGTGCTGCCCGATCTGATCCATAAAAAGCGCGGCAGCATCGTCACCGTGTCCTCTGTCTGGGGCATCGAGGGCGCTTCCTGCGAAAGCCACTATGCGGCGAGCAAGGCCGCGCTGATCGGCCTTTCGCGCTCGCTTGCCGCGGAATTGGGGCCGAGCGGTATTCGCGTCAACTGCGTCGCGCCCGGCGTGATCGATACCGAGATGAACGCCGCCCACACGGAGGATACCATCCGCACCCTCGCGGAGCAAACGCCCCTTGGCCGCATGGGCACGGCGGAGGAGGTCGCGCAGACCATCCTGTTCCTCTGTTCGGACAGCGCCTCCTTCATCACCGGCCAGACCATCGGCGTGACCGGCGGATTTTGA